A genomic segment from Nocardia cyriacigeorgica GUH-2 encodes:
- a CDS encoding MarR family winged helix-turn-helix transcriptional regulator, whose amino-acid sequence MPDASPPFADDPAVPGRRLSAQELDALSHVPLISASFRRAHSDMPDALRATFQAHGLGPRHGAILTQLMAGEPASVTDLARRLGVSLSTASQLVGDLARADLVLREEDPRNRRRTLVSIASPVRPIFEQFLAVRSAALLRAIARLEPADRPAFLAGLAAWAQEEQKVTSPGAAAAE is encoded by the coding sequence ATGCCCGACGCCTCACCCCCGTTCGCCGACGATCCGGCCGTGCCGGGCCGCCGACTCTCCGCCCAGGAACTCGACGCACTCAGCCACGTCCCGCTCATCTCGGCCTCCTTCCGGCGCGCGCACAGCGACATGCCGGACGCCCTGCGAGCAACGTTCCAGGCACATGGACTCGGGCCGCGCCACGGCGCGATCCTGACCCAGCTGATGGCGGGCGAACCGGCGAGCGTCACCGATCTGGCCCGGCGCCTGGGCGTATCGCTGTCGACGGCCAGCCAGCTGGTCGGCGATCTCGCCCGGGCGGATCTGGTGCTGCGCGAGGAGGATCCGCGCAACCGCCGGCGCACCCTGGTGTCGATCGCGAGCCCGGTCCGGCCGATCTTCGAGCAGTTCCTCGCGGTGCGCTCGGCAGCACTGCTGCGGGCCATCGCACGCCTGGAACCGGCCGATCGGCCGGCCTTCCTGGCCGGGTTGGCCGCCTGGGCGCAGGAGGAACAGAAGGTCACATCACCGGGCGCGGCTGCCGCCGAATGA
- a CDS encoding LOG family protein, whose protein sequence is MQVAVCGPSACTQTEVANAREVGRLLAEAGVTVLCGGGAGVMAAVAEGASRAGGLVIGVRPDADRGGACAGLSAVLATNMGEARNVILVRSADAVIVVGGSWGTLSELALARQRGTVPVVSLGGWRVVDADGAPLDIGMIAADPAEAVALALAKPPRRR, encoded by the coding sequence GTGCAGGTAGCCGTCTGCGGCCCGAGTGCCTGCACTCAGACCGAGGTGGCGAACGCGCGGGAGGTCGGGCGGTTGCTCGCCGAAGCCGGCGTGACCGTGCTCTGCGGTGGTGGCGCGGGCGTCATGGCGGCGGTAGCCGAAGGTGCTTCGCGTGCAGGCGGATTGGTGATCGGGGTGCGCCCCGATGCCGACCGTGGCGGGGCCTGCGCGGGACTGTCGGCGGTGCTCGCTACGAATATGGGTGAGGCGCGCAACGTGATCCTGGTGCGCTCGGCCGACGCCGTCATCGTCGTCGGCGGATCGTGGGGCACGCTGTCGGAACTGGCGCTGGCCCGCCAGCGCGGCACCGTGCCGGTGGTGTCGCTGGGCGGCTGGCGCGTCGTGGATGCCGATGGCGCACCGCTGGATATCGGGATGATCGCCGCTGATCCCGCCGAGGCCGTCGCGTTGGCCCTTGCGAAGCCGCCCCGGCGGCGGTGA
- a CDS encoding YebC/PmpR family DNA-binding transcriptional regulator: MSGHSKWATTKHKKAAIDAKRGKLFAKLIKNIEVAARTGGGDPDGNPTLYDAIQKAKKSSVPNDNIERARKRGGGEEAGGADWQTIMYEGYGPNGVAVLIECLTDNRNRAAGEVRVAMTRNGGNMADPGSVSYLFHRKGIVTLEKNGLTEDDVLMAVLDAGAEEVNDLGESFEIISEPGDLVAVRSALQAAGIDYDSAESGFQPSVSVAVDADGARKVFKLVDALEDSDDVQNVYTNVDVSDEVLAELDD; the protein is encoded by the coding sequence ATGAGCGGCCACTCCAAATGGGCCACCACCAAGCACAAGAAGGCGGCGATCGACGCGAAGCGCGGCAAGCTCTTCGCCAAGTTGATCAAGAACATCGAGGTGGCGGCCCGGACCGGTGGCGGTGACCCGGATGGCAACCCGACCCTGTACGACGCCATCCAGAAGGCGAAGAAGTCGTCGGTCCCCAACGACAACATCGAGCGCGCCCGCAAGCGCGGCGGTGGCGAGGAAGCCGGCGGCGCCGACTGGCAGACCATCATGTACGAGGGCTACGGCCCCAACGGTGTCGCGGTGCTGATCGAATGCCTCACCGACAACCGCAACCGCGCCGCCGGTGAGGTGCGCGTCGCGATGACCCGCAACGGCGGCAATATGGCCGACCCGGGTTCGGTGTCGTACCTGTTCCACCGCAAGGGCATCGTCACCCTGGAGAAGAACGGCCTCACCGAGGACGACGTGCTGATGGCGGTGCTCGACGCCGGCGCCGAAGAGGTCAACGACCTGGGTGAATCCTTCGAGATCATCAGCGAACCCGGCGACCTGGTCGCGGTGCGTTCGGCCTTGCAGGCCGCGGGCATCGACTACGACTCCGCCGAGTCCGGCTTCCAGCCCTCGGTCAGCGTCGCCGTGGACGCCGACGGCGCCCGCAAGGTCTTCAAGCTGGTCGACGCCCTCGAAGACAGCGACGACGTGCAGAACGTCTACACCAACGTCGACGTCTCCGACGAGGTACTCGCCGAGCTGGACGACTAG
- a CDS encoding NAD(P)-dependent oxidoreductase → MRITVLGATGGVGRHIVGQAVSAGHDVTAVVRDPARLPHEPGERLRVFQGDALSADSLVDAVKGADAVLSGIGANGRRDPLRPASTSAAAVAEAMDRAGVRRLVVVSAGTLNHSGAGQPMIVRAASVPLRAVLKDLYADLERMESILAGSGLDWTSVRPSGLTDAPGTGRYRRVVDGGPAGLRIPRADVARAMLDIAADASTIGHTVGVSS, encoded by the coding sequence ATGCGAATCACGGTTCTCGGTGCTACCGGCGGGGTGGGGCGCCACATCGTCGGCCAGGCAGTGTCGGCCGGCCACGACGTGACGGCGGTGGTGCGCGATCCCGCTCGATTGCCGCACGAGCCCGGCGAACGTCTGCGCGTGTTCCAGGGCGATGCGCTGTCCGCGGACTCGCTCGTCGACGCGGTGAAGGGCGCGGACGCGGTGCTGTCGGGAATCGGCGCGAACGGCCGTCGCGATCCGTTGCGCCCGGCCTCGACCTCGGCCGCCGCGGTAGCCGAAGCGATGGACAGGGCCGGGGTGCGCCGCCTCGTCGTCGTCTCGGCGGGCACGCTCAACCATTCCGGCGCCGGTCAGCCGATGATCGTGCGCGCGGCCTCGGTGCCGTTGCGTGCGGTGCTGAAGGATCTGTACGCCGACCTGGAGCGGATGGAGTCGATCCTGGCCGGCAGCGGGCTGGACTGGACGTCGGTGCGCCCGTCGGGGCTCACCGACGCGCCGGGCACCGGCCGGTACCGGCGCGTCGTCGACGGCGGTCCGGCCGGGCTGCGGATTCCTCGCGCCGATGTCGCCCGCGCGATGCTCGACATCGCCGCCGACGCCTCGACCATCGGGCACACCGTCGGCGTCAGTAGTTGA
- a CDS encoding SRPBCC family protein, translating to MTPRPTGRLFPAQTGRDLVLTRTYRAPIEDVWASITESDRTARWFGPWEGEAGPGKTIKVQMAFEDDEPWMDMRIDACEPPRHLGVSAEDEAGSWFLDVELTETDGSTELRFTHHLRTDDEVAQAPQVGPGWEFYLDMLGAARAGTDRPDFDDYYPAMQQYYAQQIG from the coding sequence ATGACCCCCCGCCCCACCGGACGGCTATTCCCCGCCCAGACCGGTCGCGACCTGGTGCTGACCCGCACCTACCGCGCACCCATCGAGGACGTCTGGGCCAGCATCACCGAATCCGACCGCACCGCACGCTGGTTCGGCCCCTGGGAGGGCGAGGCCGGCCCGGGCAAGACCATCAAGGTCCAGATGGCGTTCGAAGACGACGAGCCGTGGATGGACATGCGCATCGACGCCTGCGAGCCGCCCCGTCATCTCGGCGTCTCCGCCGAGGACGAGGCCGGATCCTGGTTCCTGGATGTGGAACTCACCGAAACCGACGGCAGCACCGAACTGCGCTTCACCCACCATCTGCGCACCGACGACGAAGTCGCCCAGGCTCCGCAGGTCGGCCCGGGCTGGGAGTTCTATCTCGACATGCTCGGCGCCGCCCGCGCCGGCACCGATCGCCCCGATTTCGACGACTACTACCCGGCCATGCAGCAGTACTACGCACAGCAGATCGGTTGA
- the pdxT gene encoding pyridoxal 5'-phosphate synthase glutaminase subunit PdxT yields MNGSAVAAPAAQDSASESAQPTIGVLALQGDVREHVAALERCGARPVLVRRVEELAAVEGLVLPGGESTAISKLLEVFDLLEPLRARLRDGLPAFGSCAGMILLADEVLDTRPDAKHLSGIDMTVRRNAFGRQVDSFETDLDFAGLDDGPVRAVFIRAPWVERVGDGVEVLARVPSGPAAGKIVAVRQRNILATSFHPEVTGDLRVHRLFVDLVRAA; encoded by the coding sequence GTGAACGGTTCAGCGGTCGCCGCCCCCGCGGCGCAGGACTCGGCGAGCGAAAGCGCCCAGCCCACCATCGGTGTGCTGGCCCTGCAAGGTGACGTACGCGAACACGTCGCGGCGCTGGAACGCTGCGGCGCGCGGCCGGTGCTGGTGCGCCGGGTCGAGGAACTGGCCGCCGTCGAAGGACTGGTGCTGCCCGGCGGTGAATCCACCGCGATCAGCAAGCTGCTCGAGGTCTTCGACCTGCTCGAACCGCTGCGCGCCCGGCTGCGCGACGGACTGCCTGCCTTCGGCTCCTGCGCGGGAATGATCCTGCTGGCCGACGAGGTGCTCGACACCCGGCCCGACGCCAAGCATCTGTCCGGGATCGATATGACGGTGCGGCGCAACGCCTTCGGACGTCAGGTCGATTCCTTCGAAACCGATCTGGACTTCGCCGGACTCGACGACGGACCGGTGCGCGCGGTGTTCATCCGCGCACCCTGGGTGGAGCGGGTCGGCGACGGTGTGGAGGTGCTGGCCCGGGTGCCCAGCGGTCCGGCGGCGGGCAAGATCGTCGCCGTGCGCCAGCGCAACATCCTGGCGACCTCGTTCCATCCGGAAGTCACCGGCGATCTGCGGGTGCACCGGCTGTTCGTGGATCTGGTACGCGCCGCCTGA
- a CDS encoding 3-hydroxyacyl-CoA dehydrogenase, with protein sequence MTATITKVTVLGTGVLGSQIAFQTAYSGFDVVAYDIDDAALDKAKTRFDGLVQTYREEVAGAADGKAEDARSRIRLTADLADAVREADLVIEAIPEVLKIKIDTYTQLGKLAPPSTIFATNSSTLLPSDMKDATGRPDRFLALHFANRVWTFNTAEVMGTADTDPEVFRTVVRFAEDIGMVPIELHKEKAGYVLNSLLVPFLNAAGELVADGYAEPETVDKTWKIATGAPMGPFQIFDIIGLTTPYNISVHGDAAAQRFAAFLKENYIDKGKLGIATGEGFYKYPGK encoded by the coding sequence ATGACCGCGACCATCACCAAGGTCACCGTGCTCGGCACGGGCGTGCTCGGTTCGCAGATCGCTTTCCAGACCGCCTACAGCGGCTTCGATGTGGTCGCCTACGACATCGACGATGCGGCGCTGGACAAGGCGAAGACTCGGTTCGACGGCTTGGTGCAGACCTATCGGGAAGAAGTGGCCGGTGCCGCCGACGGTAAGGCCGAGGACGCGCGGTCGCGGATCCGGCTTACCGCCGACCTCGCCGACGCCGTCCGCGAGGCCGACCTGGTGATCGAGGCGATCCCCGAGGTACTGAAGATCAAGATCGACACCTACACCCAGCTGGGCAAGCTGGCCCCGCCGTCGACGATCTTCGCCACCAACTCCTCCACCCTGCTGCCCAGCGATATGAAGGACGCGACCGGCCGCCCCGACCGGTTCCTGGCCCTGCACTTCGCCAATCGCGTGTGGACGTTCAATACCGCCGAGGTGATGGGCACCGCCGACACCGATCCCGAGGTCTTCCGCACGGTCGTGCGGTTCGCCGAGGACATCGGCATGGTGCCGATCGAACTGCACAAGGAGAAGGCGGGCTACGTCCTGAACTCGCTGCTGGTGCCGTTCCTCAACGCGGCGGGCGAACTGGTCGCCGACGGCTACGCCGAACCCGAGACCGTCGACAAGACCTGGAAGATCGCCACCGGAGCACCCATGGGGCCGTTCCAGATCTTCGACATCATCGGGCTCACCACCCCGTACAACATCTCCGTGCACGGTGACGCGGCCGCCCAGCGTTTCGCCGCGTTCCTGAAGGAGAACTACATCGACAAGGGCAAACTCGGCATCGCCACCGGCGAAGGGTTCTATAAGTACCCGGGCAAGTGA
- a CDS encoding O-acetyl-ADP-ribose deacetylase: MVELLFVRGDITEQEVDAVVNAANSSLLGGGGVDGAIHRRGGPEILAECRQLRASRYGKGLPTGQAVATTAGNLPARWVIHTVGPVWSAGEDRSGLLASCYRESLRVADELGARTIAFPAISTGIFGWPMDDGARIAVETVAGTSTSVREARFVLFDERAYAAFAAHASR; encoded by the coding sequence ATGGTCGAGCTGCTGTTCGTGCGCGGGGACATCACCGAACAGGAGGTGGACGCCGTGGTCAACGCGGCGAATTCGTCGCTGCTCGGCGGCGGGGGAGTCGACGGCGCCATCCATCGCCGCGGTGGACCCGAAATTCTGGCCGAATGCCGCCAACTCCGCGCGTCCCGCTACGGCAAGGGCCTGCCCACCGGTCAGGCGGTGGCGACCACGGCGGGAAATCTGCCGGCGCGCTGGGTCATCCACACCGTCGGCCCGGTGTGGTCGGCGGGCGAGGACCGCTCCGGCCTGCTGGCGTCCTGCTATCGCGAATCCCTGCGTGTGGCCGACGAACTCGGCGCCCGCACGATCGCGTTCCCGGCTATCTCAACCGGCATCTTCGGCTGGCCGATGGACGACGGTGCCCGCATCGCCGTCGAGACGGTCGCCGGCACCAGTACGTCGGTGCGCGAGGCCCGCTTCGTGCTGTTCGACGAGCGCGCCTACGCCGCGTTCGCCGCGCACGCGTCACGCTGA
- a CDS encoding metalloregulator ArsR/SmtB family transcription factor, with product MDDVASAIADPVRREILEMLRDARLTAGEIAGHFSISRPAISRHLRVLRGSGLVHDELVGRQRYYRLDTEPLEPLTHWLAAISQPSAGESAWERHLDALGTEVYRTRRERRTGDHPNPKENTA from the coding sequence GTGGACGATGTGGCGAGCGCGATCGCCGATCCGGTACGCCGGGAAATCCTGGAGATGCTGCGCGATGCCCGGCTCACCGCCGGTGAGATCGCGGGGCATTTCAGCATCAGCCGGCCGGCGATCAGCAGACATCTGCGGGTGCTGCGCGGCAGCGGCCTGGTGCACGACGAACTCGTCGGAAGGCAGCGCTACTACCGGCTCGACACCGAGCCGCTCGAGCCCCTCACCCACTGGCTCGCCGCGATCAGCCAACCGAGCGCCGGCGAATCCGCCTGGGAACGCCACCTGGACGCGCTCGGCACCGAGGTCTACCGGACCAGGCGGGAACGCCGGACCGGCGATCATCCGAACCCGAAGGAGAACACCGCATGA
- a CDS encoding vWA domain-containing protein: protein MSPLAKIAGIAAAGVIGLVPAAAPALAQQSSEPPQPDYAPTMLVLDASGSMLAADPGGGTKMDAAKTAVRTFVAAAPEAAEVGLTVYGTETGNSDAERDAGCRDVRVLEPAERIDKSALTAAVDQIVPRGYTPIGTSLRTANDALPKQGPRSIVLVSDGLDTCTPPDPCEVARELEAQGTDLVVHAIGFGVDDASRAQLTCIAQSTGGTYTDAVDGKALEQALPRVSAAALRNYAAVGTPITGAADYRSAPLAGPGQYLDVIDHKKPRYYAVDVPEGATAYFTGTVSFPRRDGDWSSVNRLDLKVFGSDGSDCGVTEKELTGSADDGVALTVSTVWDGAAESGSGGNEACSGGGRYYFTLEWGAVSEGMPAQLPLEVSIGVESAVSDPGAPAASEPVAFTAPDGAVVPVVGGGSFNVAATLPGSGRFTDTVQRGEFVFYRVKLDWGQGLAYRVRFGATPGRGSEHTSNVETTLYSPYRAEIESDTGAYTGSEQLLPSGKDLATVPIRYLNREEGGKLVTQSVAGWYYIAVKDGQTVDPDKRAAAVPVELELTVTGAPEPGPQYRSGTGETFGKEGKSAQATDRDAASTAAGDSGDEGVPAVVWVATALGVCVVAAIVVLVVLLRRRGTR from the coding sequence GTGTCCCCCTTGGCGAAGATCGCCGGAATCGCCGCGGCGGGTGTGATCGGCCTGGTCCCGGCCGCCGCACCCGCCCTCGCCCAGCAGTCGTCCGAACCACCGCAACCCGACTACGCGCCGACCATGCTCGTGCTCGACGCCTCGGGTTCCATGCTGGCGGCCGATCCCGGTGGCGGTACGAAGATGGATGCCGCGAAGACCGCGGTGCGGACCTTCGTCGCCGCCGCGCCGGAGGCCGCCGAGGTCGGGTTGACCGTCTACGGCACCGAGACCGGCAATTCGGATGCGGAGAGGGACGCGGGCTGCCGCGACGTCCGAGTCCTGGAACCCGCCGAGCGCATCGACAAGTCCGCGCTGACCGCGGCGGTCGATCAGATCGTTCCGCGCGGCTACACCCCGATCGGCACCTCGCTGCGCACCGCGAACGACGCGCTGCCGAAGCAGGGGCCGCGCTCGATCGTGCTGGTCTCCGACGGCCTGGACACCTGCACCCCGCCCGACCCGTGCGAGGTGGCGCGTGAGCTCGAGGCCCAGGGCACCGATCTCGTCGTGCACGCGATCGGGTTCGGCGTCGACGATGCCTCCCGCGCCCAGCTGACCTGCATCGCCCAGAGCACCGGCGGCACCTACACCGACGCGGTCGACGGCAAGGCACTCGAGCAAGCGCTGCCCCGGGTGAGTGCGGCGGCCCTGCGCAACTACGCGGCGGTCGGCACCCCGATCACCGGCGCCGCCGACTATCGCAGCGCCCCGCTGGCCGGTCCGGGCCAGTACCTGGACGTCATCGACCACAAGAAGCCGCGCTACTACGCCGTCGATGTGCCCGAGGGCGCGACGGCCTACTTCACCGGCACCGTCTCGTTCCCGCGCCGCGACGGCGACTGGTCGTCGGTGAACCGGCTCGACCTGAAGGTGTTCGGCTCCGACGGCTCCGACTGCGGGGTCACCGAAAAGGAGCTGACCGGCAGCGCCGACGACGGTGTCGCGCTCACCGTCAGCACGGTCTGGGACGGTGCGGCCGAGTCCGGCTCCGGCGGCAACGAAGCGTGCTCCGGCGGCGGACGCTATTACTTCACCCTGGAGTGGGGAGCGGTCTCCGAAGGCATGCCCGCGCAGCTGCCGCTGGAGGTCTCGATCGGTGTCGAATCCGCCGTGTCCGATCCGGGCGCGCCGGCGGCGTCGGAGCCGGTCGCGTTCACCGCGCCGGACGGTGCGGTGGTGCCGGTCGTGGGCGGTGGCTCGTTCAACGTGGCGGCGACACTGCCCGGGTCCGGCCGGTTCACCGACACCGTGCAGCGCGGTGAGTTCGTCTTCTACCGGGTGAAACTCGACTGGGGCCAGGGGCTGGCCTACCGGGTGCGCTTCGGTGCGACGCCGGGCCGCGGCAGCGAGCACACCTCCAATGTCGAGACCACGCTCTACTCGCCGTATCGGGCCGAGATCGAATCCGACACCGGCGCCTACACCGGCTCCGAGCAACTGCTGCCGTCCGGTAAGGATCTGGCCACCGTGCCGATTCGGTACCTGAACCGCGAAGAGGGCGGAAAGCTCGTCACCCAGTCCGTTGCGGGCTGGTACTACATCGCGGTCAAGGACGGGCAGACGGTCGACCCGGACAAGCGCGCGGCCGCGGTACCGGTCGAGCTGGAACTGACCGTGACCGGCGCTCCGGAGCCCGGACCGCAGTACCGCAGCGGCACCGGCGAGACCTTCGGCAAGGAAGGCAAGTCGGCGCAGGCCACCGACCGGGATGCGGCGAGCACCGCCGCCGGTGATTCCGGTGATGAGGGCGTACCGGCGGTGGTGTGGGTCGCGACGGCCCTCGGCGTGTGCGTCGTCGCCGCGATCGTCGTCCTCGTGGTCCTGCTGCGACGCCGCGGCACTCGCTGA
- a CDS encoding DUF5988 family protein, which translates to MSIGAKAVLEGGPQDLPTRIVPITPPGIELKIPFKGGYEHFKTTGREQDTPEGRLPVYTWSDRTEIAE; encoded by the coding sequence ATGAGCATTGGCGCCAAGGCTGTCCTCGAGGGCGGGCCGCAGGACCTGCCCACCCGGATCGTGCCGATCACTCCGCCCGGCATCGAGCTGAAGATCCCGTTCAAGGGCGGCTACGAGCACTTCAAGACCACCGGACGTGAGCAGGACACGCCCGAAGGCCGGCTGCCCGTCTACACCTGGAGCGATCGCACCGAAATCGCGGAATAG
- a CDS encoding alpha/beta hydrolase, with amino-acid sequence MSTWSLVSGPLPVLLALAAIAGVAWLLAGRRRPGSRTVAACLLAAVVVTAVGAYLVRAVWRLIPDALGVNVYASIGLGLFVVLLGVVQGFRSRGAARTAAVAIIAAVAVAACANQVNLVYDAYPTVGAALGIQQWNEIPFSEVTAAHRLRPDHDPVDAGWTAPPGLPDAGRLTRAAIPGTVSGFHARPAEIYLPPAYFADPRPQLPVLVLLAGQPGSPRDWAGSGNLPATMDDFARAHQGLAPIVVVADGTGSTWNDPLCADGPHAKVATYLADDVPAWIRAHLSVDPDPRAWAVGGLSYGGTCALQLAAGYPQVYPTFLAMSAEAELNLTDREHTLSVFDGDTAAYARANPHDLLAERRYPGSAGVFVVGSEDDDTVPGSRQAYQDARAAGMDAGYLELPGGHDWRVWSTGLARELPWLSQRIGLVSG; translated from the coding sequence GTGTCGACCTGGTCTCTGGTGTCGGGGCCGCTGCCGGTACTGCTGGCACTGGCGGCGATCGCCGGTGTGGCCTGGCTGCTGGCCGGTCGCCGCAGGCCCGGGAGCCGGACGGTCGCGGCGTGCCTGCTGGCAGCCGTGGTGGTCACCGCCGTCGGCGCGTATCTGGTGCGTGCGGTGTGGCGACTGATTCCCGACGCGCTCGGGGTGAACGTCTACGCGAGCATCGGCCTCGGACTGTTCGTGGTCCTGCTCGGGGTGGTGCAGGGCTTCCGGTCGCGCGGGGCGGCGCGAACGGCGGCGGTGGCGATCATCGCGGCGGTCGCGGTCGCGGCGTGTGCGAACCAGGTCAATCTGGTCTACGACGCCTACCCGACCGTCGGTGCCGCGCTGGGCATCCAGCAGTGGAACGAGATCCCGTTCAGTGAGGTCACCGCGGCGCACCGGCTGCGCCCCGACCACGACCCGGTGGACGCCGGCTGGACCGCGCCGCCGGGGCTTCCGGACGCCGGGCGGCTCACTCGCGCCGCGATACCCGGCACGGTATCGGGATTCCACGCTCGCCCGGCCGAGATCTACCTACCGCCCGCCTATTTCGCCGATCCGCGCCCCCAGCTGCCGGTGCTGGTGCTGCTCGCCGGGCAACCCGGCAGCCCGCGCGACTGGGCCGGCAGCGGCAACCTGCCCGCCACCATGGACGACTTCGCCCGCGCCCACCAGGGCCTCGCGCCGATCGTCGTGGTCGCCGACGGCACCGGCAGCACCTGGAACGACCCGCTGTGCGCCGACGGCCCGCATGCCAAGGTGGCGACCTACCTGGCCGACGATGTCCCCGCCTGGATCCGCGCGCACCTGTCCGTCGACCCCGATCCGCGCGCCTGGGCGGTGGGCGGGTTGTCCTACGGCGGAACTTGCGCACTGCAATTGGCCGCCGGCTACCCGCAGGTCTATCCGACCTTCCTGGCCATGTCGGCGGAAGCGGAGCTGAATCTCACCGACCGCGAACACACCCTGAGTGTCTTCGACGGCGACACCGCCGCCTACGCCCGCGCCAACCCGCACGACCTGCTGGCCGAGCGCCGCTACCCGGGCAGCGCCGGGGTGTTCGTGGTGGGCAGCGAGGACGACGACACCGTGCCCGGTTCGCGCCAGGCCTACCAGGACGCCCGTGCCGCGGGCATGGACGCCGGCTACCTCGAACTGCCCGGCGGACATGATTGGCGGGTCTGGTCGACCGGGTTGGCCCGGGAACTGCCGTGGTTGTCCCAGCGTATCGGCCTCGTTTCGGGATAG
- a CDS encoding acyl-CoA thioesterase: MATIEEALEIERLERDIFRGASPKTQLQRTFGGQVAGQALVSAVRTVDPKFQVHSLHGYFLRPGNPDQPTVYLVERIRDGRSFCTRRVTGVQDGAAIFTMSASFHVGDDGPVHQDEMPVVQPPEELPDAKTTMSPERLWAMREWEHWDIRPVPQESVTQRPGVVSPQQVWFRYRHPLPDDPLFHVCTLAYMSDMTLLGSSKVNHADEPTQDASLDHAMWFLRPFRADDWLLYDQSSPSAGFGRALTGGKIFNRAGELVASVVQEGLIRTRRDK; the protein is encoded by the coding sequence GTGGCGACCATCGAAGAAGCGCTGGAGATCGAGCGGCTCGAGCGGGACATCTTCCGGGGAGCCTCGCCCAAGACCCAGTTGCAGCGCACCTTCGGCGGTCAGGTCGCCGGCCAGGCGCTGGTCTCGGCGGTGCGCACGGTGGATCCGAAGTTCCAGGTGCATTCGCTGCACGGCTACTTCCTGCGTCCGGGCAACCCCGACCAGCCGACGGTCTACCTGGTCGAACGCATCCGCGACGGCCGGTCCTTCTGCACCCGCCGGGTCACCGGTGTGCAGGACGGCGCCGCCATCTTCACCATGTCGGCCTCCTTCCACGTCGGCGACGACGGCCCGGTGCACCAGGACGAGATGCCGGTGGTGCAGCCGCCGGAGGAGCTGCCCGACGCCAAGACCACCATGAGCCCAGAGCGGCTGTGGGCCATGCGGGAATGGGAGCACTGGGACATCCGCCCGGTGCCGCAGGAATCGGTCACCCAGCGACCGGGCGTGGTCTCGCCGCAGCAGGTGTGGTTCCGCTACCGGCACCCGCTGCCCGATGACCCGCTGTTCCACGTGTGCACCCTCGCCTACATGAGCGATATGACGCTGCTCGGCTCGTCGAAGGTCAATCACGCCGACGAACCCACCCAGGACGCCTCGCTCGACCACGCCATGTGGTTCCTGCGCCCGTTCCGCGCCGACGACTGGCTGCTCTACGACCAGTCCTCGCCCTCGGCCGGCTTCGGCCGCGCCCTCACCGGCGGCAAGATCTTCAACCGTGCGGGCGAACTGGTCGCCTCCGTGGTCCAGGAAGGCCTTATCCGCACCCGGCGCGACAAGTAA